From the genome of Streptomyces sp. V1I1, one region includes:
- a CDS encoding NAD-dependent malic enzyme codes for MATAPSVSYSMTVRLEVPASGTAVSQLTTAVESSGGSVIGLDVTASGHEKLRIDVTIAASSTTHADEIVEELRKIEGVVLGKVSDRTFLMHLGGKIEMQSKHPIRNRDDLSMIYTPGVARVCMAIAENPEDARRLTIKRNSVAVVTDGSAVLGLGNIGPMAALPVMEGKAALFKRFAGIDAWPLCLDTQDTDEIVAIVKAIAPGFAGINLEDISAPRCFEIEARLREALDIPVFHDDQHGTAIVVLASLTNALRVVGKAIGDVRVVMSGAGAAGTAILKLLIAAGVKHAVVADIHGVVHAVREDLVDAEPESPLRWIADNTNPEGVTGTLKEAVAGADVFIGVSAPNVLGAADVAAMADGAIVFALANPDPEVDPAIARQTAAVVATGRSDFPNQINNVLVFPGVFRGLLDAQSRTVSTEMMLAAAAALADVVTEDELNPNYIIPSVFNDKVAGAVAGAVRNAAKAAGAAVTGHTSA; via the coding sequence ATGGCAACGGCGCCCAGCGTCTCGTACTCGATGACGGTCCGGCTGGAGGTCCCCGCGAGCGGTACCGCGGTCTCCCAGCTCACCACGGCCGTGGAGTCCTCCGGCGGCTCTGTGATCGGCCTGGACGTGACCGCTTCCGGCCACGAGAAGCTGCGGATCGACGTCACGATCGCAGCGAGCTCCACCACGCACGCCGACGAGATCGTCGAGGAACTGCGCAAAATCGAGGGCGTCGTCCTCGGCAAGGTCTCCGACCGTACGTTCCTGATGCACCTCGGCGGCAAGATCGAGATGCAGTCCAAGCACCCCATCCGCAACCGTGACGACCTCTCGATGATCTACACCCCGGGTGTGGCCCGGGTCTGCATGGCCATCGCCGAGAACCCCGAGGACGCCCGCCGCCTCACCATCAAGCGCAACTCCGTTGCGGTGGTGACCGACGGCTCCGCGGTACTCGGCCTCGGCAACATCGGCCCCATGGCCGCGCTCCCGGTGATGGAGGGCAAGGCGGCCCTCTTCAAGCGGTTCGCCGGCATCGACGCCTGGCCGCTGTGCCTGGACACCCAGGACACCGACGAGATCGTCGCGATCGTCAAGGCGATCGCCCCCGGCTTCGCGGGCATCAACCTCGAGGACATCTCGGCGCCCCGCTGCTTCGAGATCGAGGCGCGGCTGCGCGAGGCGCTTGACATCCCGGTCTTCCACGACGACCAGCACGGCACCGCGATCGTCGTCCTCGCCTCGCTGACCAACGCGCTGCGTGTGGTCGGCAAGGCGATCGGTGACGTACGGGTAGTCATGTCCGGCGCGGGCGCCGCCGGTACGGCCATCCTGAAACTGCTGATCGCAGCGGGTGTCAAGCACGCCGTCGTGGCCGACATCCACGGCGTGGTGCACGCCGTCCGCGAAGACCTGGTGGACGCGGAGCCCGAGTCGCCGCTGCGCTGGATCGCCGACAACACCAACCCCGAGGGCGTCACCGGCACGCTCAAGGAAGCGGTCGCCGGCGCGGATGTATTCATCGGAGTGTCCGCCCCGAACGTGCTGGGGGCGGCGGACGTCGCGGCGATGGCCGACGGCGCAATCGTGTTCGCGCTCGCGAACCCCGACCCGGAAGTCGACCCGGCAATCGCCCGCCAGACGGCGGCAGTTGTGGCCACGGGCCGCTCCGACTTCCCCAACCAGATCAACAATGTGCTGGTCTTCCCGGGCGTCTTCCGCGGCCTGCTGGACGCGCAGTCCCGGACGGTCAGCACGGAGATGATGCTCGCGGCGGCGGCCGCGCTTGCGGACGTCGTCACCGAGGACGAACTCAACCCGAACTACATCATCCCGTCCGTCTTCAACGACAAGGTCGCCGGAGCGGTCGCGGGAGCCGTCCGCAACGCCGCGAAGGCGGCCGGAGCGGCTGTGACGGGCCACACGTCGGCGTGA
- a CDS encoding NarK/NasA family nitrate transporter, protein MAGRWIEQWEPEDEAFWEAKGERVARRNLIFSILSEHIGFSIWTLWSVLVLFMGPEYGIDPAGKFFLVAMATLVGAFIRVPYTFAVARFGGRNWTIIAASMLLLPTAAAFLVMEPGTSYTTFMLVAMLTGVGGGNFASSMTNINSFFPLRKKGWALGLNAGGGNIGVPVVQLAGLAVIGAAGGPRVLLGIYLPFIAVSAICAALFMDNLAPVKNDTGASKDAVRDPHTWIMSFLYIGTFGSFIGYSFAFGLVLQTQFGRTPLQAASITFIGPLLGSLIRPVGGRLADRYGGARITLWNFLGMGAATGVVVLASVQESLALFTTAFIALFVLTGVGNGSTYKMIPGIFQAKAVAKGMTGEAAAAYGRRLSGASMGLIGAVGALGGLGINLAFRQSFLTAGTGTSAFVAFLAFYAACFTVTWAVYLRRPATEAAPVAEAKPQLSYAEV, encoded by the coding sequence ATGGCTGGCCGATGGATCGAACAGTGGGAACCTGAGGACGAGGCTTTCTGGGAGGCGAAAGGGGAGCGGGTTGCGCGACGCAATCTGATCTTCTCCATCCTCTCCGAGCACATCGGGTTCTCGATCTGGACCTTGTGGTCCGTCCTGGTCCTGTTCATGGGACCGGAGTACGGGATCGACCCGGCCGGCAAGTTCTTCCTGGTGGCCATGGCGACGCTGGTCGGCGCCTTTATCCGGGTCCCGTACACCTTCGCCGTCGCCCGCTTCGGCGGGCGTAACTGGACCATCATCGCGGCGTCGATGCTGCTCCTGCCGACGGCCGCCGCCTTCCTGGTGATGGAGCCCGGGACCTCGTACACCACCTTCATGCTGGTCGCGATGCTCACCGGCGTGGGCGGCGGGAACTTCGCCTCGTCGATGACCAACATCAACTCCTTCTTCCCGCTGCGGAAGAAGGGCTGGGCGCTCGGACTGAACGCGGGCGGCGGCAACATCGGGGTGCCCGTCGTGCAGCTGGCCGGACTCGCGGTCATCGGCGCGGCCGGCGGACCGCGTGTGCTGCTCGGGATCTACCTCCCCTTCATCGCCGTCTCCGCGATCTGCGCCGCGCTCTTCATGGACAACCTCGCCCCGGTCAAGAACGACACCGGGGCGTCGAAGGACGCCGTGCGCGATCCGCACACCTGGATCATGTCCTTCCTCTACATCGGCACCTTCGGGTCGTTCATCGGCTACAGCTTCGCCTTCGGTCTGGTCCTCCAGACGCAGTTCGGGCGTACGCCGCTGCAGGCCGCGTCCATCACCTTCATCGGGCCGCTGCTCGGCTCGCTGATCCGGCCGGTCGGCGGACGGCTCGCCGACCGCTACGGCGGCGCGCGCATCACCCTGTGGAACTTCCTCGGGATGGGGGCGGCCACAGGGGTCGTCGTGCTCGCCTCGGTCCAGGAGTCGCTGGCGCTCTTCACCACCGCGTTCATCGCGCTCTTCGTGCTGACCGGGGTCGGCAACGGCTCCACGTACAAGATGATCCCGGGCATTTTCCAGGCGAAGGCGGTTGCAAAGGGCATGACCGGCGAGGCGGCGGCCGCGTACGGGCGGCGGCTGTCCGGCGCGTCCATGGGGCTGATCGGCGCGGTGGGTGCGCTCGGCGGGCTCGGCATCAACCTCGCCTTCCGCCAGTCCTTCCTGACCGCGGGCACCGGCACGTCGGCGTTCGTCGCCTTCCTCGCCTTCTACGCGGCCTGTTTCACGGTCACTTGGGCGGTATACCTTCGCCGGCCCGCCACCGAGGCGGCACCGGTTGCGGAGGCGAAGCCGCAGCTCAGTTACGCAGAGGTGTAA
- a CDS encoding uroporphyrinogen-III synthase, with protein MHDQKLPGPLAGFTVGVTAARRADELGALLCRRGAAVVHAPALRIVPLADDAELLAATKELIDHGPDVVVATTAIGFRGWVEAADGWGYGEELLARLRGVELLARGPKVKGAVRAAGLTEEWSPASESMAEVLDRLLTQGVAGRRIALQLHGEPLPGFVESLRAGGADVVVVPVYRWMPPQDLAPLDRMLDATVARALDALTFTSAPAAASLLSRAETRGLLPELLHALDHDVLAACVGPVTALPLQAHGISTVQPERFRLGPLVQLIGLELPSRARTLPVAGRRVEIRGHAVLVDDDLRPVPPAGMALLRALSRRPGWVVSRSDLLRTLPGAGRDEHAVETAMARLRTALGAPKLIQTVVKRGYRLALDPAADTKYADM; from the coding sequence ATGCACGACCAAAAGCTGCCCGGGCCGCTCGCCGGATTCACCGTCGGCGTCACCGCGGCACGGCGCGCCGACGAGCTCGGCGCGCTGCTCTGCCGACGCGGCGCCGCCGTCGTCCACGCCCCAGCCCTGCGTATCGTCCCGCTCGCAGACGACGCCGAACTGCTCGCCGCCACCAAGGAGCTGATCGACCACGGGCCCGATGTGGTGGTCGCCACCACCGCGATCGGCTTCCGCGGCTGGGTGGAGGCCGCGGACGGCTGGGGGTACGGCGAGGAGCTGCTGGCCCGGCTGCGCGGTGTGGAGCTGCTGGCCCGCGGGCCGAAGGTGAAGGGCGCGGTCCGCGCCGCCGGGCTGACCGAGGAGTGGTCCCCGGCGTCCGAATCCATGGCCGAGGTGCTCGACCGGCTGCTCACCCAGGGCGTCGCCGGCCGCCGGATCGCGCTCCAGCTGCACGGCGAGCCGCTGCCCGGTTTCGTCGAGTCGCTACGGGCCGGGGGCGCCGATGTCGTCGTCGTCCCCGTCTACCGGTGGATGCCGCCGCAGGACCTCGCACCGCTCGACCGCATGCTCGACGCGACTGTCGCGCGCGCCCTGGACGCCCTCACCTTCACCAGCGCCCCGGCCGCCGCCTCACTGCTCTCCCGCGCCGAAACCCGCGGACTCCTCCCCGAGCTGCTGCACGCCCTCGACCACGATGTGCTGGCCGCCTGTGTGGGGCCTGTCACCGCGCTGCCGCTGCAGGCCCACGGCATTTCCACGGTGCAGCCGGAGCGCTTCCGGCTCGGCCCGCTGGTGCAGCTGATCGGCCTTGAGCTGCCGTCCCGGGCCCGTACACTCCCGGTCGCGGGCCGCCGCGTCGAGATCCGCGGCCACGCGGTCCTGGTCGACGACGACTTGCGGCCCGTGCCGCCCGCCGGAATGGCCCTGCTGCGCGCGCTGTCCCGGCGTCCCGGCTGGGTCGTCTCCCGCTCCGACCTGCTGCGGACGCTGCCGGGCGCGGGCCGCGACGAGCACGCCGTCGAGACGGCGATGGCCCGGCTGCGCACGGCACTCGGCGCGCCCAAGCTGATCCAGACGGTCGTCAAGCGGGGCTACCGGCTGGCGCTGGACCCGGCCGCCGACACCAAGTACGCGGACATGTGA
- the smpB gene encoding SsrA-binding protein SmpB, with protein sequence MAKEKGRKLIAQNKKARHDYHIIDTYECGLVLTGTEVKSLRQGRASLVDGFVQIDDHEAWLHNVHVPEYTQGTWTNHSARRKRKLLMHRAEIHKLESKSQETGHTIVPLVLYFKDGRAKVEIALAKGKKEYDKRQTLREKQDRRETDRAISAVKRRQRA encoded by the coding sequence ATGGCTAAGGAAAAAGGGCGCAAGCTGATCGCGCAGAACAAGAAGGCGCGGCACGACTACCACATCATCGACACCTACGAGTGCGGTCTCGTGCTGACAGGTACCGAGGTGAAGTCGCTGCGCCAGGGACGGGCCTCGCTGGTGGACGGCTTCGTCCAGATCGACGATCACGAAGCGTGGCTGCACAACGTGCACGTGCCGGAGTACACCCAGGGGACGTGGACCAACCACAGCGCGCGGCGCAAGCGGAAGCTGCTGATGCACCGCGCAGAGATCCACAAGCTCGAGTCGAAGTCGCAGGAGACGGGGCACACGATCGTGCCGCTGGTGCTGTACTTCAAGGACGGCCGGGCGAAGGTCGAGATCGCGCTGGCGAAGGGCAAGAAGGAGTACGACAAGCGGCAGACGCTGCGGGAGAAGCAGGACCGGCGCGAGACGGACCGCGCGATCTCGGCGGTGAAGCGGCGGCAGCGGGCCTGA
- a CDS encoding GNAT family N-acetyltransferase translates to MSTDPVRLEPDGPDAAARLAEEVARALVRNRDHMRPWEPNRPEAYYTPEGQAARLAPHPATRRWHFTEGTRVIGGITLSGIALGPFRSGNLGYWIDAEYTGRGLATRAVEEVCRAAREDLGLHRVQAGTLIANAASQRVLAKCSFEPIGTAPRYLHIDGAWRDHRLFQRILHDDPPTP, encoded by the coding sequence ATGAGCACTGATCCCGTACGCCTGGAGCCCGACGGGCCGGACGCCGCCGCCCGCCTCGCCGAGGAAGTCGCCCGGGCCCTGGTCCGCAATCGCGACCACATGCGTCCCTGGGAGCCCAACCGCCCCGAGGCGTACTACACCCCCGAAGGGCAGGCCGCCCGGCTCGCCCCTCATCCGGCCACCAGGCGGTGGCACTTCACCGAAGGCACGCGCGTCATCGGCGGGATCACCCTCTCCGGCATCGCGCTGGGACCGTTTCGCAGCGGGAATCTCGGCTACTGGATCGACGCCGAGTACACCGGCCGCGGGCTCGCCACCCGCGCGGTCGAGGAGGTCTGCCGTGCCGCCCGCGAGGACTTGGGCCTGCACCGCGTCCAGGCGGGCACCCTCATCGCCAACGCCGCCTCCCAGCGCGTCCTCGCCAAGTGCTCCTTCGAGCCGATCGGCACGGCACCGCGCTATCTGCACATCGACGGCGCCTGGCGCGACCACCGCCTCTTCCAGCGGATCCTGCACGACGACCCGCCGACTCCCTGA
- a CDS encoding anti-sigma factor: MTMYEQESVHDAVGAYVLGILDDADASAFEAHLAGCDICAAHLEEFSGMEPMLAMLAEAPMPVQQPNVLNMPGMRFTPDVPPPRPVPVVPTAPSPQLLGGLLDEVAAKRAAKRRRGMYLVAAAAALIIGGPTVAVVVTADDTGSNNQARTDPHPTSPAEDAFFNHMNEKVQATDATTKVSATVGLEEKGWGTHTVLELKNVKGPLKCNLIAVSKSGEEEVVTSWAVPKWGYGIEDSPNKLGKNPLYIHGGAAMDRNDIDHFEVRTFDGKRLVEVEA; the protein is encoded by the coding sequence ATGACCATGTATGAGCAGGAATCCGTACACGATGCTGTCGGCGCGTATGTGCTCGGCATTCTGGACGACGCAGACGCCTCCGCCTTCGAGGCGCATCTGGCGGGCTGCGACATCTGCGCCGCCCACCTCGAGGAGTTCTCCGGGATGGAGCCGATGCTGGCCATGCTGGCGGAGGCCCCGATGCCGGTGCAGCAGCCGAATGTGCTGAACATGCCCGGCATGCGGTTCACGCCCGACGTCCCGCCGCCGCGACCGGTCCCCGTGGTGCCCACCGCGCCCAGCCCGCAGCTGCTCGGCGGACTGCTCGACGAGGTCGCCGCCAAGCGCGCGGCCAAGCGCCGGCGCGGCATGTATCTGGTCGCGGCCGCCGCGGCCCTGATCATCGGTGGTCCCACCGTCGCGGTCGTGGTCACGGCGGACGACACCGGCAGCAACAACCAGGCGCGCACCGATCCGCACCCCACCAGTCCCGCCGAGGACGCCTTCTTCAACCACATGAACGAGAAGGTGCAGGCCACGGACGCGACCACCAAGGTCAGCGCGACCGTCGGCCTGGAGGAGAAGGGCTGGGGCACCCACACCGTTCTCGAACTGAAGAACGTCAAGGGCCCGCTCAAGTGCAATCTGATCGCCGTCTCCAAGAGCGGCGAGGAAGAGGTCGTGACCTCCTGGGCCGTCCCGAAGTGGGGTTACGGCATCGAGGACAGCCCGAACAAGTTGGGCAAGAACCCGCTCTACATCCACGGCGGAGCGGCGATGGACCGGAACGACATCGACCACTTCGAGGTCCGCACCTTCGATGGCAAGCGACTGGTGGAGGTCGAAGCCTGA
- a CDS encoding HU family DNA-binding protein, giving the protein MNRSELVAALADRAEVTRKDADAVLAALAETVGEVVAKGDEKVTIPGFLTFERTHRAARTARNPQTGDPIQIPAGYSVKVSAGSKLKEAAKGK; this is encoded by the coding sequence ATGAACCGCAGTGAGCTGGTGGCCGCGCTGGCCGACCGCGCCGAGGTGACCCGCAAGGACGCCGACGCCGTGCTGGCCGCGCTCGCCGAGACCGTCGGCGAGGTCGTCGCCAAGGGCGACGAGAAGGTCACGATCCCCGGCTTCCTGACCTTCGAGCGCACCCACCGTGCCGCTCGCACCGCTCGTAACCCGCAGACCGGCGACCCGATCCAGATCCCGGCCGGCTACAGCGTGAAGGTCTCCGCGGGCTCCAAGCTCAAGGAAGCCGCCAAGGGCAAGTAA
- a CDS encoding LysR family transcriptional regulator: MDPRLLRAFVAVAGELHFTRAAARLYVAQQALSRDIRRLERELGAELFVRTTRQVTLTADGERLLPYARRVLAAQDDLLAAAAGTSRPLLVDLNSEGMASGRVLARAREIAPECELMARFESGLTGAAAEIVAGRLDVSFGRFAGLEPSVRALLSHQPVRYEPMAVLLPHDHPLAGLARIPLDALAGENVYAGAGNPRTLEWTDLARRLFAGRGIRIAPPAPVAIGAEEFRRVMAKTRNPVLAVVDFPAMPDSVLRPVVDPVPLSPLSLVWRNGLRHPGIDALRAAAARLAEEEGWLDRDPAHWLPEDDISLMGDARRLTDASAAG; encoded by the coding sequence ATGGACCCCCGCCTGCTCCGCGCCTTCGTCGCCGTCGCCGGCGAGCTGCACTTCACCCGTGCCGCCGCCCGCCTGTATGTCGCGCAGCAGGCCCTCAGCCGCGATATCCGGCGGCTGGAGCGCGAGTTGGGTGCCGAGTTGTTCGTACGGACCACCCGGCAGGTGACCCTCACGGCCGACGGCGAGCGGCTGCTGCCGTACGCCCGGCGGGTGCTGGCGGCCCAGGACGATCTGCTGGCGGCCGCCGCGGGGACCTCCCGGCCGCTGCTCGTCGATCTCAACAGCGAGGGCATGGCATCCGGCCGAGTGCTGGCGCGGGCGCGGGAGATCGCCCCCGAGTGCGAGCTGATGGCCCGCTTCGAGAGCGGGCTGACCGGCGCCGCCGCCGAGATCGTCGCCGGGCGGCTCGATGTCTCCTTCGGGCGCTTCGCCGGGCTCGAACCGTCCGTACGGGCGCTCCTGTCCCATCAGCCCGTACGGTACGAGCCGATGGCCGTCCTGCTGCCGCACGACCACCCGCTCGCCGGGCTGGCGCGCATCCCGCTGGACGCGCTCGCGGGCGAGAACGTATACGCGGGGGCGGGCAATCCGCGGACCCTGGAGTGGACGGATCTGGCGCGCCGCCTCTTCGCCGGGCGGGGGATTCGCATCGCGCCGCCCGCGCCCGTGGCCATCGGCGCCGAGGAGTTCCGGCGGGTGATGGCCAAGACCCGCAACCCGGTCCTGGCGGTCGTCGATTTTCCGGCTATGCCGGACAGCGTGCTGCGCCCGGTCGTCGATCCCGTGCCGCTGTCGCCGCTCTCCTTGGTGTGGCGCAACGGGCTCCGGCACCCGGGCATTGACGCGCTGCGGGCGGCCGCCGCGCGACTGGCCGAGGAGGAGGGCTGGCTGGACCGTGATCCCGCCCACTGGCTGCCTGAAGACGACATATCGCTCATGGGTGACGCCCGGCGGCTCACAGACGCGTCGGCCGCCGGGTGA
- a CDS encoding CGNR zinc finger domain-containing protein has product MAAGATGAAAYDWRFDSGRICLDLVATAEAATGGREPLDGPGRLGRWLVGAGLVPAGTQLAAVEGQWVGRFVELRDCVGQLVRAQIEGRGAESALERVNALAAGAPPGIRAVRDAQGSLVRALSAAPECGALLAAVARDAVELLTDPPARARLRQCEGDNCRRVYLDTSRGRRRRWCSSEVCGNRERVARHRRRVAVARA; this is encoded by the coding sequence ATGGCGGCAGGCGCGACGGGTGCGGCCGCGTACGACTGGAGGTTCGACTCCGGGCGGATCTGCCTCGACCTGGTGGCGACCGCGGAGGCGGCCACCGGCGGGCGTGAGCCGCTGGACGGGCCCGGGCGGCTCGGCCGGTGGCTGGTCGGCGCCGGTCTGGTGCCCGCGGGCACGCAGCTGGCGGCCGTCGAGGGCCAGTGGGTGGGGCGCTTCGTCGAACTGCGGGACTGCGTGGGCCAGTTGGTGCGGGCTCAGATCGAAGGCCGCGGCGCCGAGTCGGCGCTGGAGCGGGTCAACGCCCTCGCCGCGGGAGCGCCGCCCGGCATCCGGGCCGTACGCGACGCGCAGGGCTCGCTCGTACGGGCACTGAGCGCCGCGCCCGAGTGCGGGGCGCTGCTCGCCGCTGTCGCCCGCGACGCCGTGGAGCTGCTGACCGACCCGCCGGCCCGGGCGAGGCTGCGGCAGTGCGAGGGTGACAACTGCCGCCGCGTCTATCTGGACACCTCCCGCGGACGGCGGCGGCGCTGGTGCTCCAGCGAGGTGTGCGGGAACCGCGAGCGGGTCGCCAGGCACCGGCGCAGGGTCGCCGTGGCGAGGGCCTGA
- a CDS encoding UvrD-helicase domain-containing protein, whose protein sequence is MAAQDAAVETADPGVDSVRDREIGIEQEHLNQVYRRLEEKIHEAEFLMHDAAKRGQVGTPGALAERDAQVFRAGVHLNRLNNEFEDFLFGRIDLLHGKDGKKGPDGAYTSVEPADDAVRVDNTADIGETLHIGRIGVLDSDYAPLVIDWRAPAAAPFYRSTPVDPGRVVRRRVIRSKGRKVLGVEDDLMRPELIATLDGEQLPVVGDGALMAALGQARSHTMRDIVASIQAEQDLVIRAPAASVTYVEGGPGTGKTAVALHRAAYLLYQDRRRYAGGILIVSPTPLLVAYTEGVLPSLGEEGQVAIRAVGNLVDGVEATAYDEPAVARVKGSSRMLKVLRKAARGALELGDGPDRLRVVAFGRRVELEADELHRIRQAVLGGTAPVNLLRPRARRLLLDALYAKSGAATRHTDPELAAELRSSFDEDVATEDAFIGFLDAWWPELTPRRVLTAMADEKLLGRWARRILNPGEVRRLARSLRREALSVHDVALLDELQTLLGTPARPRRRRELDPLDQLTGLEELMPQREETQYERAERLAQERTEYAHVIVDEAQDLTPMQWRMVGRRGRHATWTVVGDPAQSSWSSPDEAAEARDEALGSRPRRRFQLTVNYRNPAEIAELAAKVLALAMPGMESPSAVRSTGVQPGFAVVRDGNLAQTVRAQAQRLLDRVDGTVGVVVAMNRREQAARWLAGLGERVVALGSLEAKGLEYDATVVVSPAEIADESPAGLRVLYVALTRATQQLTVVSGRRDEPDANGVPDLLRD, encoded by the coding sequence GTGGCCGCGCAGGATGCCGCTGTCGAAACCGCTGATCCCGGTGTCGATTCCGTACGAGACCGCGAGATCGGTATCGAGCAGGAACATCTGAATCAGGTGTACCGCCGCCTCGAGGAGAAGATCCACGAGGCGGAGTTCCTCATGCACGATGCCGCCAAACGCGGGCAGGTCGGCACGCCGGGAGCACTCGCCGAGCGGGACGCCCAGGTCTTCCGGGCGGGAGTGCACCTCAACCGGCTGAACAACGAGTTCGAGGACTTCCTGTTCGGGCGGATCGACCTGCTGCACGGCAAGGACGGCAAGAAGGGCCCGGACGGCGCGTACACCTCGGTCGAGCCCGCGGACGACGCCGTACGGGTGGACAACACGGCCGACATCGGGGAGACCCTGCACATCGGCCGTATCGGAGTCCTCGACTCCGACTACGCGCCGCTGGTCATCGACTGGCGCGCCCCGGCCGCCGCTCCCTTCTACCGCTCGACCCCGGTCGATCCTGGCCGGGTGGTACGCCGCCGGGTCATCCGCTCCAAGGGCCGCAAGGTCCTCGGCGTCGAGGACGACCTGATGCGCCCGGAGCTGATCGCCACGCTGGATGGGGAACAGCTCCCGGTCGTCGGGGACGGCGCGCTGATGGCGGCGCTCGGGCAGGCCCGCAGCCACACCATGCGGGACATCGTCGCCTCCATCCAGGCGGAGCAGGATCTGGTGATCCGGGCCCCCGCCGCGTCCGTCACCTATGTGGAGGGCGGGCCCGGCACCGGCAAGACCGCGGTGGCCCTGCACCGGGCGGCGTATCTGCTCTACCAGGACCGCCGGCGGTACGCGGGCGGCATCCTGATCGTCTCGCCGACCCCGCTGCTCGTCGCGTACACCGAGGGCGTGCTGCCCTCGCTGGGCGAGGAGGGGCAGGTCGCGATCCGCGCGGTCGGCAATCTGGTGGACGGCGTGGAGGCCACGGCGTACGACGAACCTGCCGTGGCCCGCGTCAAGGGCTCCTCGCGGATGCTGAAGGTGCTCCGCAAGGCCGCCCGGGGCGCGCTGGAGCTGGGGGACGGCCCGGACCGGCTGCGCGTCGTCGCCTTCGGGCGCCGAGTCGAGCTGGAGGCCGACGAGCTCCATCGCATCCGCCAGGCGGTGCTGGGCGGCACCGCCCCGGTCAATCTGCTGCGCCCGCGCGCCCGCAGGCTGCTGCTCGACGCCCTGTACGCCAAGTCGGGCGCCGCGACCCGTCACACCGACCCGGAGCTCGCCGCCGAGCTGCGGTCCTCCTTCGACGAGGACGTGGCCACCGAGGACGCCTTCATCGGCTTCCTGGACGCCTGGTGGCCCGAGCTCACCCCGCGCCGGGTGCTCACCGCGATGGCCGACGAGAAGCTGCTCGGCCGCTGGGCACGCCGGATCCTCAACCCGGGCGAGGTGCGCCGCCTCGCCCGCTCGCTGCGCCGCGAGGCCCTGTCCGTACACGACGTGGCGCTCCTCGACGAGCTGCAGACGCTGCTCGGCACCCCGGCCCGCCCCAGACGCAGACGCGAACTCGATCCGCTGGACCAGCTCACCGGTCTGGAGGAGCTGATGCCGCAGCGCGAGGAGACCCAGTACGAACGGGCCGAGCGGCTGGCTCAGGAACGTACCGAGTACGCGCATGTCATCGTGGACGAGGCGCAGGACCTGACCCCCATGCAGTGGCGGATGGTCGGCCGCCGCGGCCGGCACGCCACCTGGACGGTCGTCGGCGACCCGGCGCAGTCGTCCTGGTCGTCCCCGGACGAGGCGGCCGAGGCCCGCGACGAGGCGCTCGGCTCCCGCCCGCGGCGCCGTTTCCAGCTCACCGTCAACTACCGCAACCCGGCTGAGATCGCCGAGCTCGCGGCCAAGGTGCTGGCGCTCGCCATGCCCGGCATGGAGTCCCCGTCCGCGGTCCGCTCCACGGGCGTGCAGCCGGGCTTCGCGGTCGTACGGGACGGGAATCTGGCCCAGACCGTACGGGCCCAGGCGCAGCGCCTGCTGGACCGTGTCGACGGCACGGTCGGCGTGGTGGTCGCGATGAACCGGCGCGAGCAGGCGGCGCGTTGGCTGGCCGGGCTCGGCGAACGCGTGGTCGCGCTCGGCTCGCTCGAGGCGAAGGGCCTGGAGTACGACGCGACGGTCGTCGTCTCGCCCGCGGAGATCGCGGACGAGTCCCCGGCCGGGCTGCGGGTCCTGTACGTGGCGCTGACCCGGGCGACCCAGCAGCTGACGGTGGTCTCGGGCCGGCGCGACGAGCCGGACGCGAACGGTGTGCCGGACCTGCTGCGGGACTGA
- a CDS encoding sigma-70 family RNA polymerase sigma factor: MRKDAAVADDRPQRARHRSEKPRNDSSVPDEELMRALYREHAGPLLAYVLRLVAGDRQRAEDVVQETLIRAWKNAGQLNRATGSVRPWLVTVARRIVIDGHRSRQARPQEVDPSPLEVMPAEDEIDKALWLMTLSDALDDLTPAHREVLVETYFKGRTVNEAAETLGIPSGTVRSRVFYALRSMKLALEERGVTA; encoded by the coding sequence GTGCGCAAGGATGCCGCCGTGGCCGATGACCGTCCGCAAAGGGCCCGCCATCGCAGCGAGAAGCCACGCAACGACTCCTCAGTACCTGACGAGGAGCTCATGCGCGCGCTGTATCGCGAACATGCGGGACCTTTGCTCGCCTATGTACTCCGTCTCGTCGCCGGCGACCGCCAGCGAGCCGAGGACGTGGTGCAGGAGACGCTCATCCGTGCCTGGAAGAACGCCGGTCAGCTCAACCGAGCCACCGGCTCTGTCCGACCCTGGCTGGTGACGGTCGCACGCCGCATCGTCATCGACGGTCACCGCAGCCGGCAGGCCCGGCCGCAGGAGGTCGATCCGTCGCCGCTGGAGGTCATGCCCGCGGAGGACGAGATCGACAAGGCGTTGTGGCTGATGACGCTCTCAGATGCGCTCGATGATTTGACGCCCGCCCACAGGGAAGTTCTTGTCGAGACGTATTTCAAGGGGCGGACGGTCAATGAGGCGGCCGAGACGCTCGGCATACCCAGTGGGACGGTGCGCTCCCGGGTGTTCTACGCACTCCGTTCCATGAAGCTCGCTCTGGAGGAGAGGGGGGTCACGGCATGA